A genomic stretch from Cloacibacterium caeni includes:
- the tamL gene encoding translocation and assembly module lipoprotein TamL: protein MSSKHFFKYFQKYHIFLSFAILVWFLYACNSTKKVPNGEYLLTKNNFEYVDRKDFDEEIPNFVSQKPNKKDLYLFPTRLWIYNMANAKYDSILNEYQTFPRQMRNQKLRDSLYVKYNHPELKGNSLFWNRVWHSLGKPPIILEQGKTETSANSIKKFLVYKGFWDAHVDFSHKLDSAAKKAQANYKITYKDPTYINGYYYNIPYENIRNIYEEKITESKVKSGDVLDQEKLEGEVKRITELMQEKGFYSFNRDGGEIYFTADTLQSRKQVPLTMDILKDTLKTPYKQYTIGNVEIQYLEKITDKPELDTVHKDAKIKRIDKQYKLKALWRPITLKKGEIYNQKNLDLTKRNFIALNNFSIASYEASPDQYSNPNDTIINVKYKLIPLPKYNFKTAIDLHYSQILNFGFSPSAELTARNVFGGAENFTGSVSGTFGTVYDEKNPNALFNASEYSLQFGLNFPRLLLPFNTEKFVPNKYSPVSTVNLGASVQNNIGMDRINVNAGLNYFITVNEVISHRLSVFNTQFSFTRNKNKYYDLFKTEGDIKDGIFNLYDIYNPGAINLDTEAKSRLLLNDTGFANSLSPTGLDLLLNFRQSTIKKDRLTQDVLINSLAYNYIYNEIGKKGYQNPFFLDAKVELAGNLLSIFSKNNTDSGVLTNSKTIFGIPISQFVKFDIDARKYFTFKNKSQFIVRQFIGVGIPYGNSSNMPFIRSYFNGGSNDIRAWIAFGGLGPADTQIDQKVRAYMMDNVKLTTNIEYRYPFNEMFEGAVFADAGNIWSTKDSGIGDEFKFNKFISQMGLGSGFGLRMHVAYITVRIDLAYKLHDPNQPKGERWVFDKIKPFKPTFNFSIGYPF, encoded by the coding sequence ATGAGCAGTAAGCATTTTTTTAAATATTTTCAAAAATACCACATATTTTTATCTTTTGCAATCCTCGTTTGGTTTCTTTACGCTTGTAACAGTACCAAGAAAGTTCCGAATGGTGAGTATTTATTGACCAAAAATAATTTTGAATATGTAGACCGAAAAGATTTCGATGAAGAAATCCCGAATTTTGTCAGTCAAAAACCCAATAAAAAAGATCTCTATTTGTTCCCTACTCGTTTATGGATTTATAACATGGCGAATGCGAAATATGACAGCATTCTAAACGAGTATCAAACGTTTCCGAGACAAATGAGAAATCAAAAACTGAGAGATTCTCTTTATGTGAAATACAATCATCCAGAATTGAAGGGCAATAGTTTGTTTTGGAACAGAGTTTGGCATTCTTTAGGGAAACCTCCTATTATTTTAGAGCAAGGAAAAACCGAAACCAGTGCCAATTCCATTAAAAAATTCTTGGTGTATAAAGGATTTTGGGACGCTCATGTCGATTTTTCCCACAAACTCGATTCGGCGGCAAAAAAAGCACAAGCCAATTACAAAATCACGTATAAAGATCCTACTTATATCAACGGATATTACTACAATATTCCCTACGAAAACATCCGAAATATTTACGAAGAAAAAATTACAGAATCTAAAGTAAAATCAGGAGATGTTTTAGACCAAGAAAAATTAGAAGGCGAGGTCAAAAGAATTACCGAACTCATGCAAGAAAAAGGCTTTTACAGCTTCAATAGAGATGGTGGCGAAATTTATTTTACGGCAGACACTTTGCAAAGCAGAAAGCAAGTTCCACTCACCATGGATATTTTGAAAGACACGCTGAAAACACCTTACAAACAATACACCATTGGCAACGTAGAAATTCAATATTTAGAAAAAATCACAGATAAGCCAGAGCTAGATACGGTTCATAAAGATGCTAAAATTAAAAGAATAGATAAACAATATAAACTAAAAGCACTTTGGAGACCTATTACGTTGAAAAAAGGTGAAATTTACAACCAAAAAAATCTTGATCTTACCAAAAGAAACTTCATTGCCCTTAATAATTTCAGTATTGCGAGCTATGAAGCATCACCAGATCAATACAGCAATCCGAATGATACGATTATCAATGTAAAATACAAACTCATTCCGTTACCGAAATATAATTTTAAAACGGCGATTGATTTACATTATTCTCAAATTTTGAACTTCGGGTTTTCTCCTTCTGCCGAATTGACGGCTAGAAATGTTTTTGGTGGCGCCGAAAACTTTACCGGAAGTGTTTCTGGAACCTTTGGTACGGTTTACGATGAAAAAAATCCAAACGCGTTGTTTAACGCTTCTGAATATTCCCTACAATTTGGGTTGAATTTCCCAAGATTGCTTTTGCCATTTAATACCGAAAAATTTGTACCCAATAAATATTCACCTGTTTCTACAGTGAATTTAGGTGCTTCGGTACAGAATAATATTGGGATGGACAGAATCAACGTGAACGCTGGTTTGAATTATTTCATCACCGTGAATGAAGTGATTTCTCACCGATTATCCGTTTTTAATACGCAGTTTTCATTTACCCGAAATAAGAATAAATATTATGATTTATTCAAAACGGAAGGAGATATTAAAGACGGAATTTTTAATCTTTATGATATCTATAATCCGGGTGCTATTAACTTAGACACAGAAGCCAAATCTAGATTATTGCTTAATGATACAGGTTTTGCGAATAGTCTTTCGCCAACTGGTTTAGATTTATTGCTCAATTTCAGACAGTCAACCATCAAAAAAGACCGATTGACCCAAGACGTTCTCATCAATTCTTTGGCTTACAATTATATCTACAATGAAATCGGGAAAAAAGGCTATCAAAACCCATTCTTTTTGGATGCTAAAGTAGAATTGGCTGGGAATTTATTGAGTATTTTCAGTAAAAACAATACGGATTCTGGGGTTTTGACCAACAGCAAAACGATATTCGGCATTCCGATTTCTCAGTTTGTGAAATTCGATATTGATGCGAGAAAATATTTTACTTTCAAAAACAAATCACAGTTTATTGTAAGACAATTTATTGGTGTAGGAATTCCTTATGGAAATTCTAGCAACATGCCATTTATCCGTTCGTATTTCAATGGGGGAAGTAATGACATCAGAGCTTGGATTGCTTTTGGTGGATTAGGTCCTGCCGATACACAAATCGACCAAAAAGTGAGAGCTTATATGATGGATAACGTAAAATTGACCACCAACATAGAATACCGATATCCATTTAATGAAATGTTTGAAGGTGCCGTTTTCGCAGATGCTGGAAACATTTGGAGCACCAAAGATTCAGGAATTGGCGATGAATTTAAGTTCAATAAATTTATTTCTCAAATGGGATTGGGTTCTGGTTTCGGATTGAGAATGCATGTAGCCTACATTACCGTAAGAATAGATTTAGCCTACAAATTACACGACCCAAATCAGCCAAAAGGCGAAAGATGGGTTTTTGACAAAATAAAACCATTTAAACCAACCTTCAACTTCTCGATTGGTTATCCTTTCTAA
- a CDS encoding diacylglycerol/lipid kinase family protein, which produces MPKIAFFINPTIRHFKKIEIDIQHHFLNQDYQFFISEYSGHFLTLPKRAVEEGFTHFIAVGGDGTLNEIVNGLIEAFRTEHGYDWERISQIKIGILPSGSGNDFIKNLGYTTIDELQSLIAKDSSALVDVGFAEFLNREKQKAERFFINVSDVGIGGEVVISKERLPLVFPGDVNYFIAILSTFLMYKKKTIKVTAKDFTWQGKVLNYVVANAKYFGNAIGIAPHAEISDGDFAITNVGDISLLDYFRNIGTAKKCKKINHPQVSYTSAQEVFIENADGLALTIDMDGEFIGYAPVKFTCLQEKLRFLK; this is translated from the coding sequence ATGCCAAAAATCGCCTTTTTCATCAATCCTACGATTAGACATTTCAAGAAAATTGAAATCGATATTCAGCATCATTTTCTCAATCAAGACTATCAGTTTTTTATTTCAGAATATTCTGGGCATTTTTTAACCTTGCCAAAAAGAGCGGTGGAAGAAGGTTTTACCCATTTTATTGCAGTAGGTGGAGATGGAACGCTGAATGAGATAGTGAATGGATTAATAGAAGCGTTTCGTACAGAACATGGCTATGATTGGGAGAGGATTTCTCAAATAAAAATTGGGATTTTACCATCTGGAAGCGGCAATGATTTTATCAAAAATCTAGGTTATACAACCATAGACGAATTGCAATCGCTTATTGCAAAAGATTCTTCTGCGCTTGTAGATGTGGGGTTTGCAGAATTTCTGAATCGAGAAAAACAAAAAGCTGAGCGTTTTTTCATCAATGTTTCAGATGTAGGAATTGGGGGAGAAGTAGTCATCAGTAAAGAAAGATTGCCTTTGGTTTTTCCAGGCGATGTGAATTATTTCATTGCCATTCTTTCTACTTTTTTAATGTACAAAAAGAAAACCATCAAGGTTACTGCCAAAGATTTTACGTGGCAAGGAAAAGTGCTGAATTATGTAGTTGCCAATGCCAAATATTTCGGGAATGCTATAGGAATTGCGCCTCATGCAGAGATTTCTGATGGCGATTTTGCCATTACCAATGTGGGAGACATCAGTTTGTTAGATTACTTTAGAAATATTGGGACCGCTAAAAAATGCAAAAAAATCAATCATCCACAAGTTTCTTATACTTCGGCACAGGAAGTTTTCATCGAAAATGCAGATGGTTTGGCTTTAACCATTGATATGGACGGAGAATTCATCGGTTATGCACCGGTGAAATTCACTTGTCTCCAAGAAAAACTACGTTTTTTGAAGTAA
- a CDS encoding YtxH domain-containing protein, protein MEKGKNTAGIIAGLLAGAAVGVVLGMLYAPEEGKETRKKLKAKANDLKDQALDEYDKVSEKVKSEYGNLSDKAKENLDKVVSSVKDSYEKYKHTAANKASEVVKEVETELDALK, encoded by the coding sequence ATGGAAAAAGGTAAAAATACAGCAGGAATTATTGCAGGTCTTTTAGCAGGTGCTGCAGTAGGTGTAGTTCTAGGAATGCTTTACGCTCCAGAAGAAGGTAAAGAAACCAGAAAAAAACTAAAAGCTAAAGCAAATGATTTAAAAGATCAAGCATTAGATGAATATGATAAAGTATCTGAAAAAGTAAAGTCGGAATACGGAAATCTATCAGACAAGGCAAAAGAAAATTTAGATAAAGTAGTTTCTAGCGTAAAAGATAGCTACGAAAAATACAAACATACCGCAGCCAATAAAGCTTCGGAAGTAGTAAAAGAAGTAGAAACAGAGCTAGATGCTTTAAAATAA
- a CDS encoding TrmH family RNA methyltransferase: protein MLTAHKIKVFQSLDKKKFRQKYNLFLVEGNKIIQELKHSSYKIQEIFSIQPEDLSFPETDIHPITERELKKISFLQTPKDSVAVVELPSTEMLEQQKIQIILDGIQDPGNLGTIIRLADWFGIEQVICSQDTVDVYNPKVIQSTKGSFARINVVYTDLTEYLAKTDAVNIGTDMVGENIYHFDFPEKFNLILGNEGNGMRPEVEKLVSQNITIPRFGQKQSTESLNVSMATGIILGQIFSKI from the coding sequence ATGCTTACTGCTCATAAAATAAAAGTTTTTCAGTCTCTGGACAAAAAGAAGTTCAGACAAAAATACAATTTGTTTTTGGTTGAAGGTAACAAAATAATCCAAGAGTTGAAACATTCCTCTTACAAAATTCAAGAAATTTTTTCTATTCAACCCGAAGATTTATCCTTCCCCGAAACAGATATTCATCCGATTACAGAACGTGAACTGAAGAAAATTAGTTTTCTGCAAACACCAAAAGATTCTGTAGCAGTAGTAGAATTGCCTTCTACTGAAATGCTAGAGCAACAGAAAATACAGATTATTTTAGACGGAATTCAAGACCCGGGAAATCTGGGAACCATCATCAGATTGGCAGATTGGTTCGGAATAGAGCAGGTAATTTGCAGTCAAGACACCGTAGATGTGTACAATCCAAAAGTGATTCAGTCTACCAAAGGTTCTTTTGCTAGAATCAATGTGGTGTATACTGATTTAACCGAATATTTGGCTAAAACAGACGCTGTAAACATCGGAACAGACATGGTGGGCGAAAATATTTATCACTTTGATTTTCCTGAGAAATTCAATCTTATATTAGGCAATGAAGGAAACGGAATGCGACCAGAAGTTGAAAAATTGGTTTCCCAAAACATTACCATTCCTCGATTCGGACAAAAGCAATCTACAGAAAGCCTTAATGTTTCGATGGCGACAGGAATCATTCTAGGACAGATTTTTTCTAAAATTTAG
- a CDS encoding mechanosensitive ion channel family protein, giving the protein MEKEFVDFRTTIQHSWENFLSQLPAILMAILVFIAGIFAIKLFSKVVTKFIDEKSKDSIVTDFLVNIVSFILTIFLVIVCLGILGYGNITDKILAGTALTTFIVGFALKDIGENFLAGILMAFRRPFRIGDLIEVQGMRGRVKKMSLRETNIKTLDGKDVFIPNSIILKNPLENFTHNQLLRSEFFINVDYSEDLEKVMKDILHIINSFEEVEKNPHASVYVQEIDGEKIKLRGAYWFKTTDVNAPGNSLKSEILFKVIHYIKKQDIQIEENSPNPDDERKTVKE; this is encoded by the coding sequence ATGGAAAAGGAATTTGTAGATTTTAGAACTACCATACAACATTCATGGGAAAATTTCCTAAGTCAATTGCCGGCAATTTTGATGGCAATTTTGGTTTTTATTGCGGGAATTTTCGCCATTAAACTATTTTCAAAAGTTGTTACTAAATTCATAGACGAAAAATCAAAAGATTCTATCGTTACAGATTTCTTGGTGAATATCGTTTCTTTTATCCTCACCATTTTTTTGGTTATCGTTTGTTTGGGGATTTTAGGCTACGGAAACATTACCGATAAAATTCTAGCAGGAACTGCGCTCACCACTTTTATTGTAGGTTTTGCTTTAAAAGATATTGGCGAAAATTTCTTGGCAGGAATTCTTATGGCATTTAGAAGACCTTTTAGAATCGGCGATTTAATCGAAGTACAAGGAATGAGAGGCAGAGTAAAAAAAATGTCGCTCAGAGAAACCAATATTAAAACTCTTGACGGAAAAGATGTTTTCATTCCCAATTCCATTATACTTAAAAATCCACTTGAAAATTTCACGCACAACCAACTTTTGAGAAGTGAATTCTTCATTAATGTAGATTATTCCGAAGATTTAGAAAAAGTGATGAAGGATATTTTACACATCATCAATTCGTTTGAAGAAGTAGAGAAAAATCCTCATGCAAGTGTTTATGTACAGGAAATAGATGGCGAAAAAATAAAATTGCGTGGCGCTTATTGGTTCAAAACGACTGATGTAAACGCTCCCGGAAACAGTTTAAAATCTGAAATATTGTTCAAAGTTATTCATTACATCAAAAAACAAGACATTCAAATCGAGGAAAACTCTCCCAATCCTGATGATGAACGAAAAACGGTAAAAGAATAA
- a CDS encoding phosphoribosyl-ATP pyrophosphatase — translation MKNLEDLRKRKETLRKEIAELEDIAAFKNPKESLSAITHGFTDQFLVDKTDENGEHRLKLKPAEILSFATGGASENYIKTKINQYGEEKIGINTQNVVGSIAENAIKIGLAAVVTNFAKKSLYHSSWKKKIIGIALIYLAPFILKFLREKLEEYEEREVLKSLEEIL, via the coding sequence ATGAAAAACTTAGAAGACTTAAGAAAACGCAAGGAAACTTTAAGAAAAGAAATTGCCGAGTTAGAAGACATCGCAGCATTTAAAAATCCTAAAGAAAGTTTAAGTGCCATCACTCATGGATTCACAGACCAATTTTTAGTTGATAAGACTGACGAAAACGGAGAACACCGATTAAAACTGAAACCCGCAGAAATTCTAAGTTTTGCAACTGGTGGCGCTTCCGAAAATTATATCAAAACCAAAATTAATCAATACGGCGAAGAAAAAATAGGCATCAATACTCAAAACGTAGTAGGAAGCATCGCTGAAAATGCCATCAAAATAGGATTGGCAGCTGTAGTGACCAATTTTGCGAAGAAAAGCCTTTATCATAGCAGTTGGAAGAAAAAAATAATTGGCATTGCACTTATTTATTTGGCTCCCTTTATTTTAAAATTTTTAAGAGAAAAATTAGAAGAATACGAAGAACGTGAAGTTTTAAAAAGCCTAGAAGAAATTTTATAA
- the cmk gene encoding (d)CMP kinase has translation MNKKPVIAIDGFSSTGKSSISKVIAQKLDLIHIDTGALYRGITYFALENCLNDSQEIDIKSLFEKFDQIHLEFILNNGVLELFLNGKNIDKEIREPRVSDHVSLIAKQAEVRAFLLDFQRNLAQKGGVIMDGRDIGTVILPHADYKFFITASPEERAKRRHLELQHSGVDISREEVYENLKTRDKIDSERAVAPLKKADDAILIDNTLLNKEETIALILSHISK, from the coding sequence ATGAACAAAAAACCAGTTATTGCTATTGACGGATTTTCATCTACCGGAAAAAGTTCAATTTCTAAAGTGATTGCCCAAAAACTTGACCTCATCCACATTGATACAGGTGCACTCTACCGTGGAATTACGTATTTCGCTTTAGAAAACTGCCTTAATGACAGCCAAGAAATAGACATAAAGTCACTCTTTGAAAAATTTGACCAAATTCATTTGGAATTTATTTTAAACAATGGCGTTTTAGAGCTTTTCCTCAATGGTAAAAACATCGATAAAGAAATTCGTGAACCTAGAGTTTCTGACCATGTAAGCCTCATTGCAAAACAGGCAGAAGTAAGAGCTTTTTTACTTGATTTTCAACGAAATTTAGCCCAAAAAGGTGGTGTCATTATGGACGGAAGAGACATAGGAACTGTTATTTTGCCTCATGCAGATTATAAATTTTTCATCACCGCCAGTCCAGAAGAAAGAGCCAAAAGAAGACATCTGGAACTGCAACATTCTGGCGTAGACATTTCTAGAGAAGAAGTTTACGAAAACCTAAAAACCAGAGATAAAATTGATAGCGAAAGAGCGGTAGCTCCACTAAAAAAAGCAGATGATGCCATCTTGATAGACAATACTTTACTGAACAAAGAAGAAACCATAGCATTGATTCTATCACATATTTCGAAATAA
- a CDS encoding phage holin family protein, translated as MIDLIKDYAEKKIELVKLDATEKSLKIIGVSVPVMIISVLAIFFIFLLNVSLGLFLGNWLHNFAYGFLILAGFYLLLILLVFLMRNYIKKFITNKAIETLFND; from the coding sequence ATGATAGACCTCATCAAAGATTACGCAGAAAAAAAAATAGAACTCGTAAAGCTAGATGCTACCGAGAAATCTCTTAAAATCATTGGAGTTTCAGTACCTGTAATGATTATCTCTGTTCTTGCCATTTTCTTTATCTTTTTGTTAAACGTGAGTTTAGGTTTATTCTTAGGAAATTGGCTCCACAACTTTGCTTATGGCTTCCTCATTCTTGCAGGATTCTATTTATTGCTCATTTTATTGGTCTTTTTAATGAGAAATTACATTAAAAAATTCATCACCAATAAGGCAATAGAAACGCTTTTTAACGATTAA